GTGTTTTTGGTTTCAGTgcaattgttttcttttaaatataggATTTTGGCATGAAGTATGCTggcccttttttatttttttgagattTACCTGAATGCTGAGTGTTTAAATTTGTGTCTCTCCACCAGGGCTCCTTTGCACTATGCGGCTGCTAATGGGAGGTATCAGTGTGTGGTGGTTCTGGTAGGAGCAGGGGCGGAGGTCAACGAGCGTGACCGCTCTGGCTGTACACCTCTACACTATTCGGCTGCATCGACTGCGTTCTGCAGGTGAAatgcactctcacacacacccacacatctTCTTGCATCTATTAAATATAATAGTGCATGGTGTACACAGCATTACTGATTTCTGGTGTCTTTCTCAGAACGGACCGACCCCATGCCAGCACCCATCAGAACCAAGAGGATGGGGAGAAGGAATCCTTCctgtaagttttgtttttttgtttgtaaatgCAGTTCTGTACCTAATCCTTGCTTTTAattgaagtttatttttttccacttgaattatttaaataattacattatatatgctTTACACTTATGTTACATATGTGTCACATGACCATCTGGAGTGGTGCAGTTAATGTCAGCTGTCTCTTTGAACACTGATTAGTGCTAGGGGTGTGCAGACCCCTAGTGGTCCATTAAGGTACTGCACAGTGTTTCAAAAGTCCCCCAGGGGGTCAGCAAAATAGTTTAGAAAAAAACCTGtagaaaataatacattaagaaacaatttatttagcaaggatgcatcttAAGCtatattgtaaaatttaacatctatgatgttacaaaagattcttTTTGATTCAGTTCAGAAGAATTGtgacaattttaaaatgtattaaaatagaaaaagttattttaaatcacattaatttcacaaattactgtttttactgtatttttaacgAGATGACTTAAATCTTACatacctcaaacttttgaatgttagtgcAACTATGAAAAAGTTGTTTTGAGTTGCAGTCTTTAAGTCCCATGTGTTTTGATACTTTCAGGTGTGTGGAGCATTTGTTGGATAATGGTGCTGATCCATCTCTGTGCAACACTAAAGGATACAGCGCTGTGCATTACGCTGCGGCCCACGGCAACAAACAAAACCTGGAGCTGGTGAGATTGACCTTTCACTCTAACATCGTCCACTGTGATTTTTAACTACTTCTTACAGTAAAACACTTGATACATGCTTCATATTTTGTTCTTGATTCTATAGCTTTTGGAGATGTGTTTCAACACGCTAGGAGACAAGGAAAGCAACGGGTCCATCAGCCCACTACACTTGGCGGTATGTACAAAATGTCAAGACAAAAAAATCAGCAGCAATATATTGATCAGCATATATTCTGTAATTCCACAGAGAACTGCCCCCTTTTGGTCCAAAAAAGAAATATGTAATGAGCtaatattaaaagaaatgaCTTTTCCACTCTCCTTTTGCTGTCAGGTGGAGTCGGTCACTGGGAATGTGTCACAGTGTTAATTGAGTCTGGAGCGTATGTGGATGCCTGTGACCCGGTGGGGCGCTCTGTGCTGTATGTGGCCTCTCAAAGAGGACATGCTCGCTGCGTAGAGCTGCTGCTCTGCCAATCAGCGTCTTGCCTGCTCACAGAGCACCGCAGCAAATGGGGCCCTCTTCATGTTGCAGGTACAGAGAGCACGTATGTGTAAATTGCCTTGTGAATCATATCTTTCTGTGGGAATTGACAAGTTGTTGTGTGCTTTTTGTTGACAGCTGCCAACGGCCACTCCGAATGTCTGCGGATGCTGCTCTGTAGCGAGGGGGGAGCCGACCTTGTTAATGTTACAGATGCAGAGGGACAGTATGTATGAGCTGTTGGCTCTATTACTttctttttaatgctttttatcGTTTTGCTCATGTTCACAGCATTCATTTTAAGTAAACAAGGTAATGCATCTTGCATAATCTGATTGAATCTAATGATTTACAATAAtttcactctaaaaaatgctgggttaaaaacaacccaacttgggttatttggcaacccagcgctgggtaaatattAGACAGAATTCAggctgggttattttgacccagcaattgggtagaaaaaaataacccagcaacttaattacagaaaaactaCCTAGCAcctaggttaaaaaaaatattaaaaataacccaataaaatgacccagcattttttagaatGTTGGATTAAACGTATAGAAAGtatatgatgatttttttttatgtaattttttttatatttataataattgtatttacatttttataattgtatttatactTGCATTGATTTATGTTAACATAGTtatcatattaaaattataactaaataatagtttaatttCAAGGTCTTCTTGTGAAATGAAGTCTTGAGCCTGCTACTGGACAGTgtagtaaaatataaattattattgtatgcAAATATACTATATCTGAGACAAGACTGTAATACGCAGTTTGTCTGGGTTCcaaaaaacttgaaataaaaacagatattttagcatttaataaatattttaggtaAATGCTATTCATGTCACAACATGTGCAGTGTTATTTCTTTTTACAGAAATacttttctatatatatttcagagatGTAAGCAAAAGACAATTTGGTAATCTAAGTTATTGGTATGACAATTAAGTGTCAAAATATGTAATTCACATAAGTTCAAACACAAAAAGTcactttcaaataaacaaaaacaaaacaagccatGCATAGCACTTCCATTTTGGATAAGAGATCctcataaaaattttaattgttattgAAATGTTCCCAAACAATGCTGAAAAATAACAtaactatttattttcatttgtattttcagCTCTCAGTTGTTGATATCATTCTCACTGTTTCCCTCTCTCTCGATAGAACTCCACTAATGCTGGCAGTGCTGGGGGGACACACTGACTGTGTGCATCTGCTGCTGGAGAGAGGAGCTTGCCCTGATATGAGAGACAGGAGAGGAAGAACAGCCTTACACAGAGGGGTGAGATTCTGAAATCACTTGTAAAGCTTTTGCTGTAGTCCTCATAATGGGAGGTTTCTAACCAGGTCTGTCTTTGTAGGCGGTGATGGGTCGGGAGGACTGTATAACCGCCCTGCTGTCCCACAGTGTCTCAGTCCTCAGCAGAGATTTTCAGGGGCGAACTGCGGTCCATCTGGCTGCCTCTTGCGGCCATGCTGACATTCTCTCCAATCTTCTTTCTGCTGCTGACCACTCCCATCCCCACGACCCAATCACAGACCGCCACGGCTACACACCCGCACACTGGGCAGCCTATCACGGTAAGAGCTCAGACCTCAGTAAGCCTCAGTGGCTCGTTCGCATTGCTAAAACTGTCATAAGTTAAATAGGTGACTTGCGCTATTTGTGAAACAGGTCATGAAGACTGTTTGGATGTTTTACTTGAACTTAAACCATGTAGTATCCAGGAGGGAAACCCCTTCACCCCACTGCACTGTGCTCTGTGAgtattgattttcttttttttctttttttagtttcaaaagtgatgtaaatctttttttattattatttgaaatatttactgggaaaactgaactgaaaaagttttttgttcATCATCTTAGCAGTTTGTACCCAGATTACTTCAAATTGAAATCAATGATGGTGGTAATGGTGTAAAAAAATGCCCACTAATTTTAAATCCGTTCCACCTCGGTATACACAACCGTTCAAAAATGTGGGGAcagtaagattaaaaaaacacaggTAATACTTGTATATGGTATATGacaaagacttttaaaaatatatatattttagatgcAATTGAACTTCCTATTtatcaaaaatgtatcacagtttctacaaaaatattatgcagcacaactgttttcaacattgatgatgatgataaatgtttcttgagcacctaATCAGCATAtgagaattagcattttaaaatatattaaaatggaaaactaaattgcaataatattactgtttttacagttttttttttgtttgtttttttttttaatcaaataaatgcatccttagtgagcataagatacatttttcaaaaatcatttaaaaatcttaccaaccccataCTTTCGAATGGTAGTGTACTTGGATACTtgttcaaatacattttttacagcCACCGAAATTAGCCATTGAATCTTTTCTGCGTAGTAAACCCATATATTAAGTTTTTGATTTGCAAAGAGTATTTAAATAAAgctatattgaatatataatgTATGGTATGTTGCCTAATCGCCATGCTGCATGTTCTTGTCTTCCCGTTGCAGCATTAATGGCCATAGTGGTTCTGCAGAGCTGCTGTTGGAATCCAGTGTTTGTAATTTGCTGGTAAACATCAGGGATGCCAAAGGAAGGTTGGTGCAaatagttattaaaatattattatatatgtatattaattttaaaaaaaagttacaaattgAAAACCAATACATGAGTTATCAACCATTTAAATGACTATGTGCTGACATCTTGTACTCAGGACCCCGCTTCATGCGGCCGCATTTGCCGAGGACGTGGCTGGGCTGCAGCTGGTTCTGCGGCACGGAGCTGACATCAATGCCGTGGACCACTCAGGGCGTTCTGCACTGATGGTGGCCGCCGACAATGGCCAAAGCGGTGCTGTGGGTAAGAGTTATACCATATGTGATATAATCCAAGACCCTCAGACATTACAAGTCTCATGTCTCTATAGAGAGGTTagtaatttcagattttttgttATTGTCGTATGTAGCCCTGCTGCTGCACAGAGCCAAAGCCGACCTGTCCCTCCTGGATGTGAACAAGAACACTGCCCTGCACCTGGCCTGCAGCAAGGTAACAAACTGCACTCTTTTTAAACTTAACACTAATTTTCTCTTGATCAGATTTCTCAAATGTTGTGCATATTGCtaactgtgtttgtgtttgaagGCTCATGAAATGTGTGCCATGCTGATCTTGAAGGAGATCCACAACCCTATCCTCATAAATGCAACCAACAGTATGCTTCAGATGTGAGTTTCTTTGTCCTAGTTTGCAAATACAAGTAGTAAGCAACTATTCATGGCTCTGTAGCAATGTCATAACATTGCTCTCTTTTTTGAGTATCCTGACTAGCTTTAAACCTTTGCTTGATTTGTCTTTGTGGCACAGAAACTACACACTTTACTTGAAACTCAATCAGAATAAACtggacaaacattttaaaatcattctccacttcattttctttatatttcagGCCCCTCCACATTGCCGCCAGGAATGGTTTGGCCACCGTGGTTCAGGCCTTGCTGAATCGTGGAGCCACAGTGCTGGCAGTGGATGAGGAAGGTAAGACCGGCCTTGCTGTGGTTTTTCCAAGTGAATTTGCAATACAATACAGACAAAttcatgttttgcatttttgggaaaagtttGCGTGAGCTGCTCACGGCAATATGAACTGGTGCAAAGACTAATATTAGGGGTAAAAAGTATATTGTGCAATTGTTTCCATGGAATAATTATTAGAAATCCTATATTAATACTGATAAAGTTGGCATACTAGTAATTTACTGTTCTGAACATGACAAATTTGTTAATTATCCCCATTTTATATGGGCctgattatatatacacacacacacacacacgttcttttttgtgaaaagtggggacattccataggcgtaatggtttttatactgtacttactgtatgtgctattgccctacaccaaccctacacctaaacctaccccttacaggagactgtgcatgtcAACTTTCCCCGAAAAAACCtaattctgagtgatttataagcgttttgaaaagtggggacatgggtcaatgtcctgagatgtcaccttcaccttgtaatacctgtgtcatacctttgtcattatacaaatctatgtcctgaatTTTCACAAAatcgcgcgcacacacacacacatacatgcatgtattttttGCAAGTGAATACTGGTTGGACCGGGTAAAAATGTCACTGttgagaggggaaaaaaacaaagaattttGAATTGCagtttaaatcacattttattacattcagaaatgattgtaaaaaaaaggtaaataaaacaattccAAAACATTAGCACTATAGTATATTTTAGTTCCCTTTACtccaaagaacattttaattatgatggcatttattataaacaacatttattagaAACACCAAGCATAAACTTATTTAAAGTGAAACTGAATTACCAGTGTGTGGGAAATAAACTTGACGTGCTTTGCCTCTCCTATCAAGCACAAATGGTGTTAGGGAGACATAAAAACACctagaaataaaacatttctgtatGAATGCATAATTCGACAACAGCTAACAACAACTTACCCTCATTTACTGAAAGACAGTCATTTCCCTGcgaggggaaaaaagaaaaaccagaCGTGAGAATTTGAACCGTGTAACTTTAGGCTTTGTTGACTGcattttcatttgatgaatAGGCTGTGATGTCAAGTTAGCCATGTTAGAACTGATATGTTGTGTGTGCTTGATTTTCATTACTTTGGAATATAAATCGCAGCATATTTCAGATGTTAAAAACAAAGCGACTGGTACTCTCGCTAATGACGGCAGACCCAGTcccagaagagaagaaattgttgtaTAAAGtcgttatgtttgttttctttgagtaCAAAAAGGGCATGAGTgtgagcaattaatgacagaattttcatttttgggtgaactatccatttaataaCCTTTCTCTAAATCATGGAACTGCTATATTTGAATGAGTTTCTCCTTGACTAAGAttcctctgttttttttttctttttttgtcatgtCACAGGTCATACGCCAGCCCTGGCTTGCGCATCCAATAAAGCTGTTGCCGACTGCCTAGCTCTCATTCTGTCAACCATGAAGCCTTCCTCCTCCACACCCTCCTCATCCTCACCGTCGTCTCCCAGCCTCAACTTGCTCAAGCACTGTGGCATCACCGCCGCCTGTCCCCCCCTGCCCAATGGAGGCCTTCGCCATGGTTACGGCAAAGATCGCCATGGTGCTACTATTGGCTTGGATGGCTACTTGACCGAGTAAGGCGTTCTTActcgctaaaaaaaaaaaaaaaaaagcgtggTCGCTTGGTTTGGTCCTCTCTACACACCTAGATAAACCTATATGCAATTACAGCCACACATCCCTCCTGTGCCAGTATCAAAGCTTTTCTTCACATCTCAGTAGAGAGCGAACACGAGAGGACGAATTTAgctatttatttctatttattttcccCGCTTTCACCCCTGACTCCCATTTAGATGCTGTCCATTCAGTACGAgtctaaaatctaaaatctgAATCTAAGCCATCTATTCGAACCAGTATCCATCACTGGCGAGTCAGTCCTTTATTTCTTCTCCATTTGCGGTCGATTCGACTCGGTTCATGTTAGAATTATGCAGCTGTGTGTCTCCATGGTAACAGTGATAATGGATGGGTTTCCATATCATGCCTCCTATTTGCGTGACGCTGTGGCCTTGCATAGGAATTTACAGCCtgccctgaggaacaatttaaACGGGTTACACTAGATTTGCATGAATTTGCGGGACCATGTATTTGATAGtggtcttgtgtgtgtttgtgtgcgtgcgtgcacgTGTATGTGTGACATCCACTTTTGCGCAACAGTCCAAGTTTTTCATCCCATACTTGATTACGTTTCAAGGTTTTTATGTGAGGTGCAATCTGATTTAGCACAGatcaggaaaaacaaacaaccTAACAGAATCATATTGACAGAAGGGAAACCATGCTACCTTAAGCCAAAAGACCAATGACCTCCTGAGAGAGGGGTCTGATATATAACGCTTGTTTACTTGTTAGAGAGAAAAGGGATAGTGTTTGGATGGGTTTGGAGGTTGAAAATTCATATTAGGTTTACAATGAAGGTATTAGGTAGTCCAGATCACTGTTTGTAGGTGGGCAGATGAAAGAGGAGTTAAGTGTCATGATTTTGGCcgtttaaacaacattttgaagatGCTACACTAAGGAAGTATAGAAAGCACAAACGTCGTTACAGATGCAAACGTCATACACAGTACTTGCTCCTTGGGacttttggttttatttgttttgctttttgggCTTCATAAAAGTTCTTCAATTAAATCTACTGCTTTGCTATAATATTTAGTGTGGAGTTGCTTTCACAGTGCCTGCTGAATTTAGATTTGTCTACCTAGGGTCCAATCAGTTTAACACACCATATGCGCTCCTTTAAAGTCATCGAAATGGTGCTTCGACCAGTGAAACATCAGTATTTCACTAAAATCCGTTATGAATTGATCACCTGAATAGATGAACGTGTGATTCATATATCAGAACCCACTTGGGTTGTTTTAGACTTTGGGGAGTGTATATGTCAAGTGTTTAGGCTGACTGGACCTTTTTTACGTTTGTTTATGGTGTTGGGGAGCAGTCATGGGTATGACCAAAGTCGAGCGATTTCTAATTACCATTTTAATAGGAACTAATAGATATCCAAAAAGGCATTATCTTTTtaattgaagtactgaaataacATTCTCCCCTGCTCTTTTTAAAATGCTTCCTTATTGCCAAAGGTAGATTAATTAATAAAGTTAAGATTGTGCTTCCATTAGGTTTTTTGCAcctaaacacaaaataagaacaTTGTGAATGAGTGTTTGAAACAtccctttttttgtttgtgcacCACAAACAGGCAATATATGCTCAGTCAGTAATGAGACAATCAGTTGAAAGGGCTTTTAATTTTgccatagattttttttttttttttttcctaaagcaaaagtgtaatttttttttttccaattaggAAGAGCTATACAAATCTATATCTCTTAATTCAAGAATTAATGCATACTTTCAGGCGTGAAATGTGGACTTGTTCTCAATTATACCAATACTATTGCTTTCATTACAGTATATCAGGATTTTAGTGATTTAGATAGAGTAGCTTTGAAGTATTGTAACATTAACTGATATTTTATGGGTGAATGAAGGTGTGTAGACAAATGGAATGGTAACGTTAGGTGTTTAAAGGCTGTGTGGAGAGCATATTTATACTGATTCACAAAATGACCTCTTCGTCTTTGTAATGACAGATTTTGGCTGCTTAAACAAGTTTCTCCGCTCCACGCAGACCTGATTATAAAGCACTTGCTTGTTCAGTAACAAAaaaggatgaaaaaaaaataaaatacgcTTTTGCATCTGTCACAAGCTGTATATGGGCAAATATCTGACCTCTACTTGCAAGAGTacaaatgtgcatgtgtgcaaaTCAGATTAGTCAAGTTATATCGCAGTGTTTTGCCTGGGAAATATTTCTAAGTGGGCTACATGACTAAGAGGAAGTCCCTCATGGGAGTTTAATTCAAGCTTATTTACCTGTACTTGAGCTTGACTATATCACGTACAATAACGTTTGCTGTGGTTTGGAGGAGGGAATCAGTGTGAGTGTAGACAGCACAGGGTACGATAATGAAGTGCAAGTTGATGAGCTTGAAGTTATTTGCACTGCCAGTTATACTGCTTGTagttgtaaaaacaaaacaaaaaaatatttataaatttagtCTAGCCACATGTAGTTGAGTTCGAAAAACAAGTGCCCGTAGAGCCTGTGATTagtaatacatttcattttggtGCAAGAAAAAGTGCTGCTTTTGATTGTATCTTGGAGCTCATTTTTTAGAGGTGATCTTTGTCTATTTATTAGCGAAAATAATTCTTATCCAgccaaaacaaactaaaacgTACTTGTTTTAATTCCTCAAATTTCTAATTGTCTTATTGGCATTGCACTAAAATCGTTGAATTGTTTTGTCGAATGTATGCCATGATGGTAGCAGCTTGCTTCGATGTTGGTGAAAAACTTGTATGCAGTAGTTAGCGATTTAAATAATTAGCTTGACAACAGGAACTTTGGAACTGAACCCTTTCAGAACTTTTAATAGACTGAGTTGGTGCATT
This sequence is a window from Onychostoma macrolepis isolate SWU-2019 chromosome 23, ASM1243209v1, whole genome shotgun sequence. Protein-coding genes within it:
- the ankrd52a gene encoding serine/threonine-protein phosphatase 6 regulatory ankyrin repeat subunit C → MGVLNISDQLPLVQAIFNRNVDEVKLFLHKKDEVNALDQERRTPLHAAAWLGDVHIMELLISAGANVNAKDHVWLTPLHRAAASRNERAVGLLLRKGADVTARDKFWQTPLHIAAANRATRCVEALLPHVTSLNMADRTGRAPLHHAAQSGYQEMVKLLLNKGANLSASDKKDRQPIHWAAYLGHLEVVKLLVSQGSDKSCKDKRGYTPLHAAAASGHVDVVKYLLRNGAEIDEPNAFGNTALHVACYTGQEAVANELVNRGANVNQPNHRGYTPLHLAAVSTNGALCLELLVNNGADVNMQSKEGKSPLHMAAIHGRFTRSQILIQNGGEIDCVDRYGNTPLHVAAKYGHELLISTLMTNGADTARQGIHGMFPLHLAVLYGSSDCCRKLLSSGQLYSIVLSMSKEHVLSAGFDINTPDNFGRTCLHAAASGGNVECLNLLLSSGADMNKKDKFGRAPLHYAAANGRYQCVVVLVGAGAEVNERDRSGCTPLHYSAASTAFCRTDRPHASTHQNQEDGEKESFLCVEHLLDNGADPSLCNTKGYSAVHYAAAHGNKQNLELLLEMCFNTLGDKESNGSISPLHLAVCTKFGHWECVTVLIESGAYVDACDPVGRSVLYVASQRGHARCVELLLCQSASCLLTEHRSKWGPLHVAAANGHSECLRMLLCSEGGADLVNVTDAEGQTPLMLAVLGGHTDCVHLLLERGACPDMRDRRGRTALHRGAVMGREDCITALLSHSVSVLSRDFQGRTAVHLAASCGHADILSNLLSAADHSHPHDPITDRHGYTPAHWAAYHGHEDCLDVLLELKPCSIQEGNPFTPLHCALINGHSGSAELLLESSVCNLLVNIRDAKGRTPLHAAAFAEDVAGLQLVLRHGADINAVDHSGRSALMVAADNGQSGAVALLLHRAKADLSLLDVNKNTALHLACSKAHEMCAMLILKEIHNPILINATNSMLQMPLHIAARNGLATVVQALLNRGATVLAVDEEGHTPALACASNKAVADCLALILSTMKPSSSTPSSSSPSSPSLNLLKHCGITAACPPLPNGGLRHGYGKDRHGATIGLDGYLTE